The following proteins are encoded in a genomic region of Paenibacillus sp. FSL H3-0469:
- a CDS encoding alpha/beta fold hydrolase: METCLFIHGFTGGEYEISPLAQFLERSGYVSRMFTLHGHGGGRRELLHSSRGDWQLSAEEELRQLFSSSDKVHLIGFSTGALIASRLSVQYSSRIQSLTLLSTPVYPLNPAEILRTLVRPEMLRNYLSKWGSTPMRATREFQRLVRESFEVYPQLEVPTLIVQGRRDHLVRFKSADYLRQTIPSERKQVLIMEQSGHMVCHSGESPAMMDEVLQFICRSGESG; the protein is encoded by the coding sequence ATGGAGACTTGTCTATTTATACACGGCTTCACCGGAGGTGAATACGAGATTTCTCCGCTTGCGCAGTTTCTGGAGCGCAGCGGTTATGTGTCCAGAATGTTTACCCTGCATGGGCATGGAGGCGGCAGAAGAGAGTTGCTTCATTCAAGCCGGGGAGACTGGCAGCTAAGCGCTGAGGAGGAGCTCAGGCAGCTATTCTCAAGCTCCGACAAAGTACATCTGATCGGTTTCTCTACCGGAGCGCTGATTGCGTCGCGGCTGTCCGTTCAGTATTCTTCCCGGATTCAGTCGCTCACCTTGTTGTCTACCCCGGTGTATCCGCTCAATCCGGCCGAGATTCTGCGCACGCTGGTCCGTCCGGAGATGCTGCGGAATTATCTCAGCAAATGGGGTTCTACACCCATGAGGGCCACGCGGGAGTTCCAGCGGCTGGTTCGTGAGAGCTTCGAGGTCTATCCGCAGCTGGAGGTGCCGACCTTGATTGTACAGGGCAGGCGGGATCATCTGGTGAGATTCAAAAGTGCGGACTATCTCCGGCAGACGATTCCCTCGGAACGCAAACAGGTGCTGATTATGGAGCAAAGCGGGCATATGGTCTGCCACAGCGGCGAGAGTCCCGCGATGATGGATGAAGTGCTCCAGTTTATCTGCCGCTCGGGCGAGTCCGGGTA
- a CDS encoding DUF6385 domain-containing protein, producing the protein MLPNFSSFQANPDNLRTLIFGRDPSTLIDRPLTTDASGNLTTVILNGTITSVLGATITAGTLSSAGTVTNLLDGTITSVLGATITAGTLTSAGTVTNLLDGTITSVLGATITAGTLTSAGTVTNLLDGTITSVLGATITAGTLSSAGTVTNLLDGTITSVLGATITAGTLSSAGTVTNLLDGTITSVLGATITAGTLSSAGTVTNLLDGTITSVLGATITAGTLTSAGTVTNLLDGTITSVLGATITAGTLSSAGTVTNLLDGTITSVLGATITAGTLSSAGTVTNLLDGTITSVLGATITAGTLSSAGTVTNLLDGTITSVLGATITAGTLSSVTSISQRSFVELPTTAIATSDTYTPLPANNTSVLGTYSYFIVNTGANPVNTRVEISADGTNYFVDTTGDNPLAAGSVDVIVPARFLKYTRLSYQSATPGAASTLNVIFDAQGT; encoded by the coding sequence ATGTTGCCAAATTTCAGTTCATTTCAGGCTAATCCGGACAATCTGCGCACACTTATTTTCGGCCGGGACCCTTCAACTCTGATCGACCGCCCGCTCACCACCGATGCCAGCGGGAACCTGACCACCGTCATCTTGAACGGTACGATTACTAGCGTGCTTGGTGCAACTATCACTGCTGGTACTCTATCATCCGCTGGTACTGTGACGAACCTGCTAGACGGTACGATTACTAGTGTGCTTGGCGCGACTATCACTGCCGGTACATTAACATCTGCTGGTACAGTGACTAACCTGCTAGACGGTACGATTACTAGTGTGCTTGGCGCGACTATCACCGCCGGTACATTAACATCTGCTGGTACAGTGACGAACCTGCTAGACGGTACGATTACTAGTGTGCTTGGTGCAACTATCACTGCTGGTACTCTATCATCCGCTGGTACTGTGACCAACCTGCTAGACGGTACGATTACTAGCGTGCTTGGTGCAACTATCACTGCTGGTACTCTATCATCCGCTGGTACTGTGACGAACCTGCTAGACGGTACGATTACTAGTGTGCTTGGTGCGACTATCACTGCCGGTACTCTATCATCCGCTGGTACAGTGACTAACCTGCTAGACGGTACGATTACTAGTGTGCTTGGTGCGACTATCACTGCCGGTACATTAACATCTGCTGGTACAGTGACGAACCTGCTAGACGGTACGATTACTAGTGTGCTTGGTGCAACTATCACTGCTGGTACTCTATCATCCGCTGGTACTGTGACCAACCTGCTAGACGGTACGATTACTAGCGTGCTTGGTGCAACTATCACTGCTGGTACTCTATCATCCGCTGGTACTGTGACGAACCTGCTAGACGGTACGATTACTAGTGTGCTTGGTGCGACTATCACTGCCGGTACTCTATCATCCGCTGGTACAGTGACTAACCTGCTAGACGGTACGATTACTAGTGTGCTTGGTGCGACTATCACTGCTGGTACGCTGAGCAGCGTAACCTCTATCTCTCAGCGCAGCTTCGTTGAGCTGCCTACAACGGCAATTGCCACTTCGGATACCTATACACCGCTGCCTGCCAACAATACCAGTGTCCTTGGGACCTACTCCTACTTCATTGTGAACACCGGAGCCAATCCGGTGAATACACGGGTCGAGATCAGTGCAGACGGAACCAACTATTTCGTCGATACGACTGGAGACAACCCGCTGGCAGCAGGCTCTGTAGACGTAATTGTGCCTGCCCGCTTCCTGAAATACACCCGACTCTCTTATCAATCCGCGACGCCGGGTGCAGCTTCTACGCTTAATGTTATTTTTGATGCACAAGGAACGTAA
- a CDS encoding glycosyltransferase gives MNLSAKPTLGVQLIVNNEAELLPRCLASLQGADEIIVVDTGSTDPSVEIARRYGATVIEAQWNYHFSEARNTGLSHATSNWILVLDADEILQTSIESIKEILKDSTAEAYTVRIENLLGNRPEDRLYHHPVRLFRGGRGYLFSGRIHESVESSILTKYGSAAIGASPIEILHFGYLPPVMSAKHKISRNGQLLRLALAEEPDDVFTRYNLAVNCCQDGRLEEAGELLRQSLILAPLQASYRPSIVRDLCTMDLESGHVKAVDSLLTRELTRYGDYPDLHYMQGQSWESQGFYERAVQSYQHAIDTSSAPAPRRAYVTEQGMDSFRPLHRMGAIFQQLGKQKEAAQLYHRALQQHSLYLPALEGIASAFQELEVPDGEIAALLIQLTGTAQRAARTAIIGTLYRLDAYTAIAELPPAVCPLEEDTLLFLLSSWIITGKYHMFRKTAAQLRANPTQLSPEGLNAETIRQLCLLEAVLTWELGGKLQEELWLQTPVELRSAMLEIEKELSLDSSEPQAKTAPSGDSQLLAEVIRLAVKHQFIALGKRLVERYPAHTRTLAEALYEEGWRAEAGELFINLAGSKEASGATLRYLGELLIDKGHYAEAAGWYRLALGESPADDAVSTGLALCYLYLAEQRLAEAVERLQAAGQQAQGPLQEDRAAVAQSIAVLRCTPWHTKWNYTQRQRGADLSL, from the coding sequence TTGAATCTATCTGCCAAACCTACACTCGGAGTGCAGCTCATTGTCAACAATGAAGCCGAGCTGCTCCCCCGTTGTCTAGCCAGCTTGCAGGGCGCTGATGAAATCATCGTTGTCGATACCGGCTCAACCGACCCGTCCGTGGAGATCGCCCGCAGATACGGGGCAACGGTCATCGAAGCCCAGTGGAACTATCATTTCTCAGAAGCAAGAAATACCGGTCTCTCTCATGCAACGAGCAATTGGATATTGGTCTTGGATGCGGATGAAATCCTTCAGACCTCCATAGAGTCAATCAAGGAGATTCTCAAGGACAGCACAGCCGAAGCCTACACGGTACGCATAGAGAACCTGCTGGGTAACAGGCCCGAAGATCGTCTGTATCACCATCCTGTGCGGCTGTTCCGGGGTGGGCGGGGCTATCTTTTCAGCGGAAGAATTCATGAAAGTGTTGAGTCCTCTATTCTTACAAAATATGGGTCCGCCGCCATCGGGGCCAGTCCAATAGAGATTCTTCACTTCGGCTACCTGCCCCCGGTCATGAGCGCCAAGCATAAAATCAGCCGCAACGGGCAACTGCTGCGTCTTGCGCTTGCAGAAGAGCCTGACGATGTGTTCACCCGTTATAATCTGGCGGTCAACTGCTGTCAGGACGGACGGCTGGAGGAAGCCGGAGAACTGCTGCGCCAGAGTCTTATCCTCGCTCCGCTTCAGGCCTCTTACCGTCCCTCGATCGTTCGTGATCTGTGTACAATGGATCTGGAGAGCGGTCATGTAAAAGCGGTCGACAGCCTGCTAACCCGTGAGCTGACACGTTATGGAGATTATCCCGACCTGCATTACATGCAGGGCCAGTCCTGGGAGAGCCAAGGATTCTATGAACGCGCCGTCCAGTCTTACCAGCACGCCATAGATACCTCGTCTGCCCCGGCTCCGCGCAGAGCATACGTCACTGAACAGGGCATGGACAGCTTCCGCCCGCTGCACCGGATGGGGGCCATTTTCCAGCAGCTCGGGAAGCAGAAGGAAGCCGCGCAGCTGTACCATCGTGCGCTACAGCAGCACTCCCTGTATCTCCCCGCTCTGGAGGGGATCGCCTCTGCTTTTCAGGAGCTGGAGGTGCCGGATGGAGAGATTGCCGCACTCTTGATACAGCTAACCGGTACAGCGCAGCGTGCTGCAAGAACTGCAATTATCGGAACATTGTATCGGCTGGACGCTTATACGGCGATTGCAGAGCTGCCGCCCGCCGTCTGCCCGCTGGAAGAGGACACCTTGCTGTTCCTGCTGTCTTCCTGGATCATTACCGGAAAATATCATATGTTCAGGAAGACCGCCGCCCAGCTGCGGGCTAACCCCACCCAGCTGTCACCCGAAGGCCTAAATGCGGAGACTATACGGCAGCTCTGCCTGCTTGAGGCCGTCTTAACCTGGGAGCTGGGCGGGAAGCTGCAGGAGGAGCTGTGGCTGCAAACACCTGTGGAATTGCGTTCCGCAATGCTTGAGATCGAGAAGGAGTTGTCTCTTGATTCGTCTGAGCCGCAGGCAAAAACCGCTCCCTCCGGGGACTCCCAACTGCTGGCCGAGGTCATAAGGCTCGCTGTAAAGCACCAGTTCATCGCACTGGGCAAGCGGCTGGTTGAACGGTACCCGGCACATACACGCACTCTGGCAGAGGCACTTTATGAGGAAGGCTGGCGTGCAGAGGCGGGGGAACTATTCATCAACCTTGCAGGCAGCAAGGAAGCTTCAGGCGCAACCCTGCGGTATCTCGGAGAGCTGCTCATAGATAAAGGACATTATGCGGAGGCTGCGGGCTGGTACCGGCTTGCCTTGGGGGAATCCCCTGCAGACGATGCCGTCAGCACCGGACTGGCGCTCTGTTATCTGTATCTGGCAGAGCAGCGGCTCGCAGAAGCTGTAGAACGTCTCCAGGCGGCGGGACAGCAGGCTCAGGGTCCGCTTCAGGAGGACAGGGCAGCGGTTGCCCAATCCATCGCGGTGCTGCGCTGCACCCCCTGGCATACGAAGTGGAATTACACCCAGCGGCAGAGAGGAGCGGATCTGAGCTTATGA
- a CDS encoding glycosyltransferase has translation MTTKPQQPLISLCMIVKNEADNLARCLRSVRGTVDEIIIVDTGSTDATRQIARSFGARIINYPWNGDFAAARNAGLALAQGTWILVLDADEELEPGSREELLVCAKHTEYEAFFVRIHNHQGTERASQTLTVNPILRMFKNRPNYRFSGIIHEQIAAVIVQETPDATMHMGTVIVHHYGYADGVVERKDKISRNLGLLKQQLEESPGDAFQHFNLAVEYMRLGDYGQALEHIGTSLNLAKPGTSYVHLLYKYKVRCLAVTGDYPGALEACGQGSTLFPDYSDLHHLKGALLLQVSALAEAKTALCRALEIGASPPLYHTESGLGTYLTHTLLGQVCQQIGEAHEAAACFTRAAQLQPDPWPLIPRLTRLFKCTFREPELHGWLAGQLPGILTEQRQDLLRLLVSDGCYTAAADMLGGGIAGAGEMDGTAQSVGVMEAAVRDAGETDDTAQSAGVMEAAVRDAGEVDGTAQSAGVMEAPVQDAGEMDGTAQSAGVMEAPVRDAGEVDGTAQSAGVMEAAVRDAGEVDGAGPEVPPTADLLELMQRAEAASAAELGYDDITGLLNHPAVVLADRNTSLPLSAIAAAVRPWILLADKVLAGLATSALYSPAAAAARLTLPLPRPAD, from the coding sequence ATGACCACGAAACCACAGCAACCGCTGATTTCCTTGTGCATGATCGTCAAAAATGAAGCCGACAACCTGGCCCGCTGTCTCCGGAGTGTGCGCGGGACTGTGGATGAAATCATCATTGTGGACACCGGTTCAACCGATGCCACCCGCCAGATTGCCCGCAGCTTCGGTGCCCGGATTATCAATTACCCGTGGAACGGGGATTTTGCCGCCGCACGCAACGCCGGTCTGGCCCTGGCGCAGGGCACCTGGATTCTGGTGCTGGATGCAGACGAAGAGCTGGAGCCGGGCAGCCGGGAGGAGCTGCTGGTGTGCGCGAAGCATACGGAGTATGAGGCTTTTTTTGTGCGGATTCATAATCATCAGGGGACGGAGCGCGCTTCGCAGACACTTACGGTCAACCCGATCCTCCGGATGTTCAAGAACCGCCCGAATTATCGCTTCAGCGGCATTATTCATGAGCAGATTGCGGCTGTCATTGTGCAGGAGACCCCAGATGCCACGATGCATATGGGCACCGTCATTGTCCATCACTACGGCTATGCCGACGGGGTCGTGGAGCGGAAAGACAAAATCAGCCGTAATCTCGGATTGCTGAAGCAGCAGCTGGAGGAGAGTCCCGGAGATGCTTTTCAGCATTTCAATCTGGCGGTTGAATATATGCGGCTGGGCGATTACGGGCAGGCGCTGGAGCATATCGGCACCTCGCTGAACCTGGCCAAGCCGGGTACCAGCTATGTTCACCTGCTCTATAAATACAAAGTCCGCTGCCTGGCGGTAACCGGTGATTACCCGGGGGCGCTGGAGGCCTGCGGGCAGGGAAGCACGCTTTTCCCGGATTACTCCGATCTTCACCACCTCAAAGGTGCGCTGCTGCTACAGGTGTCTGCCTTAGCCGAAGCCAAGACCGCGCTGTGCCGGGCACTGGAGATTGGAGCCTCCCCTCCCCTCTACCATACGGAATCCGGGTTAGGCACCTATCTCACCCACACGCTGCTGGGGCAGGTCTGCCAGCAGATCGGCGAAGCGCATGAAGCGGCAGCCTGCTTCACCAGAGCAGCCCAGCTCCAGCCGGACCCCTGGCCGCTGATCCCGCGGCTCACGCGCCTGTTCAAATGCACGTTCCGCGAGCCAGAGCTCCACGGCTGGCTGGCCGGGCAGCTGCCCGGCATCCTGACAGAGCAGCGTCAGGATCTATTGCGCCTGCTGGTATCGGATGGCTGCTATACAGCGGCGGCTGATATGCTTGGGGGCGGGATCGCCGGTGCGGGTGAGATGGACGGTACGGCGCAGAGTGTGGGAGTGATGGAAGCGGCGGTGCGGGATGCCGGTGAGACGGACGATACGGCGCAGAGTGCGGGAGTGATGGAAGCGGCGGTGCGGGATGCGGGAGAGGTGGATGGTACGGCGCAGAGTGCGGGAGTGATGGAAGCGCCGGTGCAGGATGCGGGTGAGATGGATGGTACGGCGCAGAGTGCGGGAGTGATGGAAGCGCCGGTGCGGGATGCGGGAGAGGTGGATGGTACGGCGCAGAGTGCGGGAGTGATGGAAGCGGCGGTGCGGGATGCGGGAGAGGTGGATGGTGCAGGGCCGGAGGTGCCGCCTACCGCTGATTTGTTGGAGCTGATGCAGCGGGCGGAAGCAGCTTCCGCAGCGGAGCTGGGCTACGATGATATTACCGGGCTGCTTAATCATCCTGCAGTTGTCCTAGCAGACCGGAACACCTCACTCCCCTTATCTGCTATTGCTGCGGCTGTGCGGCCCTGGATTCTTTTGGCTGACAAGGTTCTGGCTGGACTCGCAACCTCAGCCCTATATTCACCGGCGGCTGCGGCAGCCCGTCTCACACTACCACTTCCCAGACCAGCCGATTAG
- a CDS encoding glycosyltransferase, whose product MDTPGISLCMIVRNEAQHLEQCLQSVQGLVSEIIIADTGSEDNSMAIAHRFSARVIRLPWEHDFSKARNQTLQLASYGWILVLDADEALADWKAEELVCLLESECADGYFLPFIHYVGEGSGREYVTDNVCRLFRNDSRICFRGSIHEEVASSIWSLPGGHIAYAHLPVHHYGYLDDELQRKNKASRNLELIHTALRLEPDSVPLRYALGTEYYQQGQYQAAADLLLPLLEEAPPDSGYTADLYLKTAFALQAGGRPADAEPVYQAGIGLYADFTDLLESYAGLLMEQGQAWQAYPLLQQALDSGDTAHKYPSSSGSGTYRTRLFAGRVCERLFLYEEALEHYRQAIGYSPDDLAAWEQLATLCLLSGQADQLTVFTRQLLPALPRRVLSRLVPAALNARAAPWLAALHAAPHLPEDIRQVLEVLLRTLFRDPEQPGAASAGLARMRGDAPDNPWVSGYLWALSCRSGGITAAGQGLGRLAELPPGLAAAHRRLAQQQASPAEHGADAQSISSSPAGGSIHPPVISSFADSEHRADTPLSFADFSYAAQLLLQAGAWDTLLLLGRPTSASRFLWSRLPLPLLRGLLDAPVSFKMQWCADYIRQSQHHSLPGDVAEWLLYAAIAQSCGQVPQLTSTDEQTLLQSGSAAAITGLSYHMLLLAAEVHPQGNISATGSIPWLLLVKSALQSGDDRDNNV is encoded by the coding sequence ATGGATACTCCCGGAATCTCGCTCTGCATGATCGTCAGGAATGAAGCGCAGCATCTGGAGCAATGCCTGCAGTCGGTTCAGGGTTTGGTCTCGGAGATCATTATCGCAGATACCGGATCAGAGGATAACAGTATGGCTATCGCCCACAGGTTCAGTGCCCGGGTGATCCGGCTGCCCTGGGAGCACGATTTCTCCAAAGCCCGTAATCAGACCCTACAGCTGGCCTCCTACGGCTGGATTCTGGTGCTGGATGCAGATGAAGCCCTTGCTGACTGGAAGGCGGAGGAGTTAGTGTGTCTGCTGGAATCGGAGTGTGCAGACGGGTATTTCCTGCCTTTTATCCATTATGTGGGAGAGGGCTCCGGGCGCGAATACGTGACAGACAATGTGTGCCGGCTTTTCCGTAATGATTCACGTATTTGTTTTCGCGGCAGCATTCATGAAGAGGTGGCCTCCAGCATCTGGAGCCTCCCCGGCGGACATATCGCTTATGCCCATCTGCCTGTGCACCATTACGGCTATTTGGATGATGAGCTTCAGCGCAAAAATAAAGCCAGCCGCAATCTGGAGCTGATCCACACCGCTCTGCGGCTTGAACCGGACAGCGTTCCTCTGAGGTACGCACTGGGCACGGAATATTACCAGCAGGGACAATATCAGGCAGCGGCAGATCTTCTCCTGCCACTGTTAGAGGAAGCCCCGCCAGACTCCGGGTATACCGCTGACCTGTATCTTAAGACAGCCTTTGCCCTCCAAGCGGGCGGGCGGCCTGCGGACGCGGAGCCTGTCTATCAGGCGGGGATTGGGCTGTACGCAGATTTCACCGATTTGCTGGAGAGCTATGCGGGGCTGCTCATGGAGCAAGGGCAGGCATGGCAAGCTTACCCTCTGCTTCAGCAGGCGCTGGACAGCGGGGATACCGCGCACAAATACCCCTCCTCCTCCGGCAGCGGAACCTACCGTACCCGCCTATTCGCCGGGCGGGTCTGCGAGCGGCTCTTCCTCTACGAGGAAGCGCTGGAGCATTACAGGCAGGCGATCGGCTACTCGCCTGACGATCTTGCCGCCTGGGAGCAGCTGGCCACGCTGTGCCTGCTGTCCGGGCAAGCGGACCAGCTGACGGTGTTCACGCGTCAGCTGCTCCCTGCCCTGCCCCGGCGAGTGCTGAGCAGGCTGGTGCCTGCCGCACTCAATGCCCGCGCCGCCCCGTGGCTGGCGGCGCTTCACGCAGCACCGCATCTGCCGGAGGATATCCGGCAGGTGCTTGAGGTGCTGCTGCGGACGCTGTTCCGGGACCCGGAACAGCCCGGGGCCGCATCCGCCGGGCTTGCGCGGATGCGGGGGGATGCGCCGGATAACCCTTGGGTATCCGGCTATCTGTGGGCCTTGTCCTGCCGCAGCGGCGGAATCACCGCGGCAGGACAAGGCTTGGGGCGGCTGGCGGAGCTGCCGCCCGGGCTCGCTGCCGCGCATCGCCGGCTCGCGCAGCAGCAGGCCAGCCCGGCGGAGCATGGTGCCGATGCGCAATCAATCTCTTCATCTCCAGCAGGGGGCTCCATTCATCCCCCCGTTATCAGTAGCTTCGCCGATTCGGAACACCGTGCAGACACACCGCTTAGCTTTGCAGATTTTTCTTACGCAGCACAACTGCTCCTTCAGGCAGGTGCTTGGGATACATTACTCCTGCTTGGCAGGCCCACTAGCGCTTCACGCTTTCTCTGGAGCAGACTTCCCCTGCCACTGCTGCGGGGACTGCTGGATGCACCTGTTTCTTTTAAAATGCAATGGTGTGCGGATTACATCCGGCAATCACAACACCATAGCCTTCCTGGTGATGTTGCGGAATGGCTGCTCTATGCAGCCATCGCCCAGTCTTGCGGGCAGGTGCCGCAGCTTACGTCCACCGATGAACAGACACTGCTGCAATCCGGCAGCGCTGCCGCAATCACTGGCCTCAGCTATCACATGCTCCTTCTTGCGGCGGAGGTTCACCCACAGGGCAACATCTCCGCTACAGGCAGCATTCCGTGGCTGCTGCTTGTAAAGTCGGCGCTTCAGAGTGGGGATGACAGAGATAACAATGTCTGA